One window of Cydia pomonella isolate Wapato2018A chromosome 7, ilCydPomo1, whole genome shotgun sequence genomic DNA carries:
- the LOC133519448 gene encoding uncharacterized protein LOC133519448, with product MIAGNYRMRPEARARGERLDPEEAKREQRQAVKRLRDRWKSDLEDSSYGARSIGALPPSFNQWLDREHGVPSYRLTQETTGHGCFGHYLHEIKPVDWGPTRNGSARVGREPSVLVLSLSDAGVQHRLVGLPRGVADRMPQAIP from the exons ATGATAGCTGGAAATTACCGTATGAGACCAGAGGCCAGAGCGCGTGGAGAACGCCTCGACCCAGAGGAGGCGAAGAGAGAGCAACGACAGGCTGTCAAGAGACTGAGGGACCGCTGGAAGAGCGACCTGGAGGATTCCTCCTATGGAGCCCGCAGTATAGGGGCTCTCCCCCCGTCATTCAACCAGTGGCTCGATAGAGAACACGGGGTGCCCAGCTACAGATTGACACAGGAAACAACCGGACACGGTTGCTTCGGTCATTACCTGCATGAAATTAAG CCAGTGGATTGGGGGCCCACACGGAACGGCTCTGCACGTGTGGGACGAGAGCCAAGCGTCCTGGTGCTCTCCCTCAGTGACGCGGGTGTGCAACACAGGTTGGTCGGGCTGCCGAGGGGCGTCGCGGATAGAATGCCGCAAGCGATCCCATGA